A single window of Archangium gephyra DNA harbors:
- a CDS encoding segregation/condensation protein A, with amino-acid sequence MSAGRRSAPPTEETLEADVPRSPGDAFRVALPNFEGPLDLLLHLIKEHRLDIFDIPLALITEKYLEHLERMREINLDIAGEFLVMAATLAHLKSRMLLPRQDTAEQAADAVAELQQEDAGDPRAELVRRLLEYQKYKDAAEQLAKQDILDRDVFPRRVPVEAVPIPEEEVGLQEFSVLKLIEALDRVLERLAPKLQHEVVREKVSISEAILRIAERLKAQGACTFESLFDEHRTRQELVITFLAILEMVKRRLLKVSQEAPLADIMLTPNGDALERLVPTEVDESEYR; translated from the coding sequence GTGAGCGCAGGCCGTCGCAGCGCCCCTCCCACCGAGGAGACCCTCGAGGCAGACGTGCCCCGCAGTCCGGGCGACGCGTTCCGCGTTGCCTTGCCCAATTTCGAGGGACCGCTCGACCTCCTGCTCCACCTCATCAAGGAGCACCGGCTCGACATCTTCGACATCCCCCTGGCGCTCATCACCGAGAAGTACCTCGAGCACCTGGAGCGGATGCGGGAGATCAACCTCGACATCGCCGGTGAGTTCCTGGTGATGGCCGCCACGCTGGCGCACCTCAAGAGCCGCATGCTCCTGCCGCGCCAGGACACCGCCGAGCAGGCGGCGGACGCGGTGGCCGAGCTGCAGCAGGAGGACGCCGGAGATCCGCGCGCCGAGCTGGTGCGCCGCCTGCTCGAGTACCAGAAGTACAAGGACGCCGCCGAGCAGCTCGCCAAACAGGACATCCTGGATCGCGACGTCTTCCCGCGCCGGGTGCCCGTGGAGGCCGTGCCCATCCCCGAGGAGGAGGTGGGGCTGCAGGAGTTCTCCGTCCTCAAGCTGATCGAAGCGCTCGACCGGGTATTGGAGCGCCTGGCGCCCAAGCTGCAGCACGAGGTGGTGCGCGAGAAGGTGAGCATCTCCGAGGCCATCCTGCGCATCGCCGAGCGCCTGAAGGCCCAGGGAGCGTGTACCTTCGAGAGTCTGTTCGATGAGCATCGTACGCGTCAGGAGCTGGTGATCACCTTCCTGGCCATCCTGGAGATGGTGAAGCGGCGGCTGCTCAAGGTGAGCCAGGAAGCCCCCCTGGCGGACATCATGCTCACGCCCAACGGGGATGCCCTGGAGCGGCTGGTCCCCACGGAGGTGGATGAGAGTGAGTACCGGTAA
- a CDS encoding DUF4388 domain-containing protein, with protein MDRFKGNLASYRLQLLMPAFFEAPAVDGMLRVERGAVRRHFFFQRGYLVGESSSEATEHLGQVLARLRILDAERSAVAFEAAEAAGVPFGTFVVERGLVARARLLEAMEHKAREALFDCYGWESGEVEFRPGLPPLGRAVELQLGLKELHRDALARLLEWRVFWNLFPGPGTTFGVYREFAVETVAAAEEQLLQLAEKGATLSELLAASPEGPLHGARWVLRLYRRGALTPRKPRGPKVGDETELADLLTLARGLVDGGRYEEAVAVAAQVLERAPVPEAHTLYREAEVRLTVALAEEVLALDGRLYFEPLPRPAPPSLTADDLYLYTKLRGTRTVREALRNTAMGELAAYRALKRLMEAGVAKLMPDTGAPRRRAKTEPFGIPIVVR; from the coding sequence ATGGATCGGTTCAAGGGGAATCTGGCCAGCTACCGGCTGCAGCTGTTGATGCCCGCGTTCTTCGAGGCACCAGCGGTGGACGGGATGCTGCGCGTGGAGCGGGGGGCGGTGCGCCGGCACTTCTTCTTCCAGCGCGGCTACCTGGTGGGCGAGAGCTCCAGCGAGGCGACGGAGCACCTGGGACAGGTGCTGGCGCGGCTGCGGATCCTCGACGCGGAGCGGTCGGCGGTGGCCTTCGAGGCGGCGGAGGCGGCGGGTGTGCCCTTTGGCACCTTCGTGGTGGAGCGGGGCCTGGTGGCGAGGGCGCGGCTGCTGGAGGCGATGGAGCACAAGGCGCGCGAGGCGCTCTTCGACTGCTACGGGTGGGAGTCCGGCGAGGTGGAGTTCCGCCCGGGGCTGCCGCCGCTGGGGCGGGCGGTGGAGCTGCAGCTGGGCCTGAAGGAATTGCACCGGGACGCGCTGGCGCGGCTGCTCGAGTGGAGGGTGTTCTGGAACCTCTTCCCGGGGCCGGGGACGACGTTCGGGGTGTACCGGGAGTTCGCGGTGGAGACGGTGGCGGCGGCGGAAGAGCAGCTGCTGCAGCTGGCCGAGAAGGGGGCGACGCTGAGTGAGCTGCTGGCGGCGTCACCGGAGGGGCCGCTGCATGGGGCACGCTGGGTGCTGCGCCTGTACCGGCGCGGGGCGCTGACGCCGCGCAAGCCGAGGGGCCCGAAGGTGGGCGACGAGACGGAGCTGGCGGACCTGCTGACGCTGGCGCGAGGCCTGGTGGACGGAGGCCGGTACGAGGAGGCGGTGGCGGTGGCGGCGCAGGTGTTGGAGCGGGCGCCGGTACCGGAGGCGCACACGCTGTACCGGGAGGCGGAGGTGCGGTTGACGGTGGCGCTGGCGGAGGAGGTGCTGGCACTGGACGGGCGGCTGTACTTCGAGCCGTTGCCCCGCCCTGCCCCGCCGTCGCTGACGGCGGATGACTTGTACCTGTACACGAAGCTGCGGGGCACGCGGACGGTGCGCGAGGCACTGCGGAACACGGCCATGGGCGAGCTGGCGGCATACCGCGCGCTGAAGCGGCTGATGGAAGCGGGCGTCGCGAAGCTGATGCCGGACACCGGAGCCCCGAGGCGGCGCGCGAAGACGGAGCCGTTCGGAATCCCGATCGTCGTGCGCTGA
- a CDS encoding Uma2 family endonuclease — translation MGKGKKPATYEDIEALPVGWVGELLGDELVASPRPAMPHARVAWALSVLLGPASDLGQQEPGGGWWILYEPELHLGRDVLVPDLAGWRRDRMPVPPFMDEPFSKVAPDWVCEVLSPSTENVDRKRKLPLYHREGVSHVWLIDPSVRTLEVYRRRTRGWLRVAQYSGDGVVLAEPFDALSLTLGSLWWPRAGAARAPAPSP, via the coding sequence ATGGGGAAGGGAAAGAAGCCGGCCACCTACGAGGACATCGAGGCGCTGCCGGTTGGATGGGTGGGGGAGTTGTTGGGGGACGAACTGGTTGCTTCGCCTCGGCCGGCCATGCCCCATGCACGGGTGGCTTGGGCCCTGAGTGTCCTGCTGGGCCCAGCCTCGGATCTGGGGCAGCAGGAGCCGGGCGGTGGGTGGTGGATCCTCTACGAGCCGGAGCTCCACCTCGGGAGAGACGTCCTGGTGCCGGACCTCGCGGGGTGGCGTCGCGATCGGATGCCCGTGCCTCCCTTCATGGACGAGCCCTTCTCCAAGGTGGCCCCGGATTGGGTGTGCGAGGTGCTCTCGCCCTCGACCGAGAACGTCGACAGGAAACGCAAGCTGCCGCTCTACCACCGCGAGGGCGTGAGCCATGTCTGGCTCATCGATCCGTCGGTGCGCACCCTGGAGGTTTATCGTCGGCGGACGCGGGGCTGGCTGCGCGTTGCCCAGTACAGCGGGGATGGGGTGGTGCTCGCCGAGCCGTTCGATGCGCTCTCATTGACGCTGGGCTCACTGTGGTGGCCACGGGCCGGTGCGGCACGGGCCCCGGCACCCTCACCCTAG
- a CDS encoding SRPBCC family protein: MLKKIFLGAAVIILALCGVIALQPSTFSVQRSATFKAAPDIAFALVNDFHRWEGWSPWQKLDPNQKMTFEGAATGVGAKYGWSGNDQVGEGRMTIEESKTNELVRIQLEFIRPFASTSPTTFTFSPAAEGVTVTWKMEGTNTFMGKAISLFVGMDAMLGKDFDAGLAAMGKLAEAETQKRAEAEAAKLAAEKAAAEAAAAAAAPVEGQPAPAGGQTVAAPTP, translated from the coding sequence ATGCTCAAGAAGATCTTCCTCGGTGCCGCCGTCATCATCCTGGCGCTGTGCGGTGTCATCGCCCTGCAGCCGTCCACCTTCAGCGTGCAGCGCAGCGCGACGTTCAAGGCGGCGCCGGACATCGCCTTCGCGCTGGTGAACGACTTCCACCGCTGGGAGGGGTGGTCGCCCTGGCAGAAGCTGGACCCGAACCAGAAGATGACGTTCGAGGGCGCGGCCACGGGCGTGGGGGCGAAGTACGGCTGGTCTGGCAATGACCAGGTGGGCGAGGGCCGGATGACGATCGAGGAGAGCAAGACCAACGAGCTCGTCCGCATCCAGCTGGAGTTCATCCGGCCGTTCGCGTCCACCAGCCCGACCACCTTCACCTTCAGCCCGGCGGCCGAGGGCGTGACGGTGACGTGGAAGATGGAAGGCACCAACACCTTCATGGGCAAGGCCATCTCGCTGTTCGTGGGCATGGACGCCATGCTCGGGAAGGACTTCGACGCCGGCCTGGCGGCGATGGGCAAGCTCGCGGAGGCCGAGACGCAGAAGCGCGCCGAGGCGGAGGCCGCGAAGCTGGCGGCCGAGAAGGCGGCGGCCGAGGCCGCGGCTGCTGCCGCCGCTCCGGTCGAGGGCCAGCCGGCTCCCGCGGGCGGTCAGACCGTGGCGGCGCCCACGCCGTGA
- a CDS encoding pseudouridine synthase, which yields MASERLQKYLARAGVASRRHAEELITEGRVTVNNQKVTELGSKVSPGDLVTVDGKLVSPPEESTYYLLYKPVGVVTTLSDPQGRPTVANYIEETGKRLFPVGRLDYDAEGALLVTDDGALAHKLTHPSFQVPRTYLAKVKGAPDAATLDKLRSGVRLEDGMATPLSVDVFEQAERNTWLKIVVAEGRPHLIKRLCAAVGAPVVRLYRPSYAGITVEGLRPGEMKPLSENQVRMLQEVADGKATPPERELKLPPRRHGRSAPGFETADVDDDDFDDEAPPAPARSRAAAKKPAPRGAARTERPERKGVKAERPARAAAGAPERKAFGPRGEGGSRPAFRGAAGRTERRGTWTPGEDEAESGVEETPSSRPEREERSERPARKPFGASAGGRPERKPFGASAGGRPERREWSPRGGAERGERSERPARKPFGAGPRGGEERGERPARKPFGAAAGGRPERREWSPRGGEERGARPARKSFGADAGGRPERREWSPRGGEERGERPARKPFGAGARGGEERSERPARKPFGAGAGGRPERREWSPRGGEERSERPARKPFGAGPRGGEERSERPARKPFGAGAGGRPERREWSPRGGEERGERGARPARASFGSDPSAERRVPARGPRPERREWAPRGEERGSFASNPSAERRVPSRGPRPERREWAPRGEERGERPARKPFGAGEGGPARRGAARPGGEESGEGSKPFVNWRAKKTGPTPEWNTRAPRGAGGPRGGGAGAPRGRGGPRKGR from the coding sequence ATGGCGTCTGAACGTTTGCAGAAGTACCTCGCCCGCGCGGGCGTGGCCTCTCGCCGGCACGCGGAGGAGCTCATCACCGAGGGCCGCGTCACGGTGAACAACCAGAAGGTGACGGAGCTGGGCTCCAAGGTGTCCCCGGGAGACCTGGTGACGGTGGACGGCAAGCTCGTCTCGCCGCCCGAGGAGTCCACCTACTACCTGCTGTACAAGCCGGTGGGCGTCGTGACGACGCTCTCGGATCCGCAGGGGCGGCCCACGGTGGCCAACTACATCGAGGAGACCGGCAAGCGGCTCTTCCCGGTGGGCCGGCTGGACTACGACGCCGAAGGGGCGCTGCTCGTCACGGACGACGGGGCGCTGGCGCACAAGCTGACGCACCCGAGCTTCCAGGTGCCGCGCACGTACCTGGCGAAGGTGAAGGGCGCGCCGGACGCGGCCACGCTGGACAAGCTGCGCAGCGGCGTGCGGCTGGAGGACGGCATGGCCACGCCGCTGTCCGTGGACGTCTTCGAGCAGGCCGAGCGCAACACCTGGCTGAAGATCGTGGTGGCCGAGGGCCGCCCGCACCTCATCAAGCGCCTGTGCGCCGCCGTGGGAGCCCCGGTGGTGCGTCTGTACCGGCCCTCCTACGCGGGCATCACCGTCGAGGGCCTGCGCCCGGGTGAGATGAAGCCGCTGTCGGAGAACCAGGTGCGCATGCTGCAGGAGGTGGCGGACGGAAAGGCCACGCCTCCGGAGCGCGAGCTGAAGCTGCCGCCGCGGCGCCACGGGCGCTCGGCCCCGGGCTTCGAGACGGCGGACGTGGACGACGATGATTTCGATGACGAGGCGCCTCCCGCGCCGGCCCGGTCGCGTGCGGCGGCGAAGAAGCCCGCGCCGCGAGGGGCCGCCCGGACGGAGCGTCCCGAGCGCAAGGGTGTGAAGGCGGAGCGTCCGGCGCGAGCGGCGGCGGGTGCGCCCGAGCGCAAGGCGTTCGGCCCGCGTGGCGAGGGCGGTTCCCGTCCGGCGTTCCGTGGCGCGGCCGGCCGTACCGAGCGCCGTGGGACGTGGACGCCTGGCGAGGACGAGGCCGAGTCCGGGGTGGAGGAGACCCCGAGCAGCCGTCCCGAGCGGGAGGAGCGGAGTGAGCGTCCTGCTCGCAAGCCGTTCGGTGCGAGCGCGGGTGGCCGTCCGGAGCGCAAGCCGTTCGGAGCGAGCGCGGGGGGCCGTCCGGAGCGTCGCGAGTGGTCTCCTCGCGGTGGTGCGGAGCGCGGCGAGCGGAGTGAACGTCCTGCTCGCAAGCCGTTCGGCGCGGGTCCTCGGGGTGGTGAGGAGCGCGGCGAGCGTCCTGCGCGCAAGCCGTTTGGCGCGGCCGCCGGTGGCCGTCCGGAGCGTCGCGAGTGGTCGCCTCGGGGTGGTGAGGAGCGCGGTGCCCGTCCTGCCCGTAAGTCCTTCGGTGCGGACGCGGGTGGCCGTCCGGAGCGTCGCGAGTGGTCGCCTCGGGGTGGCGAGGAGCGCGGTGAGCGCCCCGCGCGCAAGCCGTTTGGCGCGGGTGCTCGGGGTGGTGAGGAGCGGAGTGAGCGTCCTGCTCGCAAGCCGTTTGGCGCGGGCGCCGGTGGCCGTCCGGAGCGTCGCGAGTGGTCGCCTCGGGGTGGTGAGGAGCGGAGTGAGCGCCCCGCGCGCAAGCCGTTTGGCGCGGGTCCTCGGGGTGGTGAGGAGCGGAGTGAGCGTCCTGCTCGCAAGCCGTTCGGCGCGGGCGCCGGTGGCCGTCCGGAGCGTCGCGAGTGGTCGCCTCGGGGTGGTGAGGAGCGCGGCGAGCGCGGTGCGCGTCCCGCCCGTGCGTCCTTCGGTTCGGATCCGAGCGCCGAGCGCCGGGTTCCCGCGCGTGGCCCTCGTCCGGAGCGCCGCGAGTGGGCGCCTCGGGGCGAGGAGCGCGGCTCCTTCGCGTCGAATCCGAGCGCCGAGCGCCGGGTTCCCTCGCGCGGTCCTCGTCCGGAGCGCCGCGAGTGGGCGCCTCGGGGTGAGGAGCGCGGCGAGCGTCCCGCGCGCAAGCCGTTCGGCGCGGGCGAGGGTGGCCCGGCACGCCGCGGTGCGGCACGCCCGGGAGGCGAGGAGTCGGGCGAGGGCTCGAAGCCCTTCGTGAACTGGCGCGCGAAGAAGACGGGCCCCACCCCCGAGTGGAACACCCGGGCTCCTCGGGGCGCTGGTGGCCCTCGCGGTGGCGGCGCTGGGGCGCCCAGGGGCCGAGGGGGCCCTCGCAAGGGTCGCTGA
- the scpB gene encoding SMC-Scp complex subunit ScpB has translation MSTGNNGPEDTGGKPPRSSGGPSPFTEEEIAAVTGPGDEDELEDSEVATIEADEVPDLQSSFEKLVVKSRNLSPERIRTVVESVLFVAEKPLDLDQLYEATGIEREKIQEALNLISGVHRDGISGIVLYEVSGGWQFRTDPHSGEYVRRYLRVKPQRLTRAAVETLAIIAYRQPVTRPEIEDIRGVDCGAVIKALLDRKLIKILGKKEEVGRPMLYGTTREFLEFFALKDLSALPTLREFHELTQEHQEIVEKERPTAPGASGTVELLADPDFQKRMDKSVAASEAALEELEQAMDAAEKTQKAASSVLNPTPPPPEGDKGPAEPA, from the coding sequence GTGAGTACCGGTAACAACGGTCCCGAGGACACCGGAGGCAAGCCCCCGCGCTCCTCCGGCGGCCCCAGCCCCTTCACCGAGGAGGAGATCGCCGCCGTCACCGGCCCCGGTGACGAGGACGAGCTGGAGGACTCCGAGGTCGCCACCATCGAGGCCGACGAGGTCCCCGACCTCCAGTCGTCCTTCGAGAAGCTCGTCGTCAAGAGCCGCAACCTCTCCCCGGAGCGCATCCGCACCGTGGTGGAGAGCGTCCTCTTCGTCGCCGAGAAGCCGTTGGATCTGGATCAGCTCTACGAGGCCACGGGCATCGAGCGCGAGAAGATCCAGGAGGCGCTCAACCTCATCTCCGGCGTCCACCGCGATGGCATCAGCGGCATCGTCCTGTACGAGGTGTCCGGCGGCTGGCAGTTCCGCACGGATCCGCACTCGGGCGAGTACGTGCGGCGCTACCTGCGCGTGAAGCCCCAGCGCCTCACCCGCGCCGCCGTGGAGACGCTGGCCATCATCGCCTACCGCCAGCCCGTTACCCGCCCGGAGATCGAGGACATCCGCGGCGTGGACTGCGGCGCCGTCATCAAGGCGCTGCTGGATCGCAAGCTGATCAAGATCCTCGGCAAGAAGGAGGAGGTGGGCCGGCCCATGCTGTACGGGACGACCCGCGAGTTCCTCGAGTTCTTCGCCCTCAAGGACCTGTCCGCCCTGCCCACGCTGCGCGAGTTCCACGAGCTGACGCAGGAGCACCAGGAGATCGTGGAGAAGGAGCGGCCCACGGCGCCGGGGGCCAGCGGCACCGTGGAGCTGCTGGCGGATCCGGACTTCCAGAAGCGCATGGACAAGAGCGTGGCGGCGTCGGAAGCCGCGCTCGAGGAGCTGGAGCAGGCCATGGACGCCGCGGAGAAGACGCAGAAGGCCGCCTCCAGCGTCCTGAACCCCACCCCTCCACCCCCGGAGGGTGATAAGGGGCCAGCAGAGCCCGCTTGA
- the xerD gene encoding site-specific tyrosine recombinase XerD, which yields MEGYLDAFIAFIRAERGLSGKTVDAYAADLAVYFADLKRKGITDVVRVHQDDITGHLVTLNTRRLSRRSQARHLAAIRGFHRFLVAEKYVEKDPTEDIDTPRSARKLPVFLTLEEVEQLLAAPDESTPTGMRDKAMLEVLYATGLRVSELVGLGINDIQLGAGYLVAKGKGAKERIVPVGTIAAEKVRTYLAGPRQLLLGERESKALFVTSRGDGFTRQGFWKLLKRYALKAGIRKPLSPHKLRHSFATHLVERGADLRAVQAMLGHADLATTQIYTHVNSARLRAVYDNAHPRGDDVRGRGGALGGRVARKRAGGT from the coding sequence ATGGAAGGGTACCTCGACGCGTTCATCGCCTTCATCCGCGCCGAGCGCGGCCTGTCCGGCAAGACGGTGGATGCCTACGCCGCCGACCTGGCGGTGTACTTCGCGGACCTGAAGCGCAAGGGCATCACCGACGTGGTGCGCGTGCACCAGGACGACATCACCGGCCACCTGGTGACGCTCAACACGCGCCGGCTCTCCCGCCGCAGCCAGGCCCGGCATCTGGCGGCCATCCGCGGCTTCCACCGCTTCCTCGTGGCCGAGAAGTACGTGGAGAAGGATCCCACCGAGGACATCGACACCCCGCGCTCGGCACGCAAGCTGCCCGTCTTCCTCACGCTGGAGGAGGTGGAGCAGCTGCTCGCCGCGCCGGACGAGAGCACGCCCACGGGCATGCGGGACAAGGCCATGCTCGAGGTGCTCTACGCCACCGGCCTGCGCGTGAGCGAGCTGGTGGGCCTGGGCATCAACGACATCCAGCTGGGCGCCGGCTATCTGGTGGCCAAGGGCAAGGGCGCCAAGGAGCGCATCGTCCCGGTGGGTACCATCGCGGCGGAGAAGGTGCGGACGTACCTCGCGGGCCCCCGGCAACTGCTGCTGGGCGAGCGCGAGTCCAAGGCGCTCTTCGTCACTTCGCGCGGGGACGGCTTCACCCGGCAGGGCTTCTGGAAGCTGCTCAAGCGCTACGCGCTCAAGGCGGGCATCCGCAAGCCGCTGTCACCGCACAAGCTGCGGCACTCGTTCGCCACGCACCTGGTGGAGCGTGGCGCGGATCTGCGCGCCGTACAGGCCATGCTCGGCCATGCGGACCTGGCCACCACGCAGATCTACACGCACGTCAACAGCGCGCGGCTGCGGGCCGTCTACGACAACGCCCACCCGCGCGGAGACGACGTGCGCGGGCGGGGAGGGGCCCTGGGGGGCCGCGTGGCGAGGAAGAGGGCAGGGGGCACGTAG
- a CDS encoding HEAT repeat domain-containing protein: MRTGVRTFLVVLSLLATAGCSGSRDQLLADLQSPRPEVRALAVKKLAEDARPDDLALFTRAAKDMAAIVRGEAASALGKSQDARVVDLLGELLEDSDVDVQGQAAMALAQVKNDKAKAYLTLQYGRRGRQTRQVIVQALKQANVPGAMAEVVAAESKAIWERNLLALNEGSLPERVGAAEELGKSGRPDAFNRLVPLVRDSQVILAAAAVRGLGDLGDKRAVPAILPLLDESFPELRESAITALTRLQEPQAIPRLQAVAVEKSSVSPLAIDALLAMPRQPQTDAALCSLALDAETSEAVPVARAMRERGGCPVDPLIERLSRPTTAAGGLQVVIGLGPVAKDLLPKVLPYITQGDATLRALAVDAAAAIGDASAAPVLQKAFEQELAAAQALRQDWVTQKLPERYGPGFDPSQPGSGSDSSKREKHASLMARVKALNAAKAREHGRPVVQQRAPAELFDDVDSVKLEPLAGLLRALGSVKAPGALELLKSFAGDSSVTVRTAALVGLTRLGPEGVALAKNGLFEAERELVKALAQALAEQGEAGRSALVELLPQIHGEKLVVLDALVRAGVPASAVGELQKVVSEGGPEVVLAATLLGRLKAKEAVPTLVKALEEPSGVGRRDLLTALGEIGDSTAAEVVARDLYHDLPEIRAAAAGALTKMGTGAQADALDALKSDYYRRVREAAVTALAKTTTAAEGAH, encoded by the coding sequence ATGCGAACCGGCGTGCGCACCTTCCTTGTCGTCCTGTCCCTTCTCGCCACCGCCGGGTGCAGTGGAAGCAGGGATCAGCTCCTCGCGGATCTGCAGAGCCCTCGCCCCGAGGTGAGGGCTCTCGCCGTGAAGAAGCTCGCCGAGGACGCCCGTCCCGACGATCTGGCCCTCTTCACCCGTGCCGCCAAGGACATGGCCGCCATCGTCCGTGGCGAGGCCGCCTCCGCGCTCGGCAAGAGCCAGGATGCCCGCGTGGTGGATCTCCTCGGCGAGCTGCTCGAGGACTCCGACGTGGACGTGCAGGGTCAGGCGGCCATGGCCCTCGCCCAGGTGAAGAACGACAAGGCCAAGGCCTATCTCACGCTGCAGTACGGCCGCCGCGGCCGCCAGACGCGCCAGGTGATCGTCCAGGCCCTCAAGCAGGCGAACGTGCCGGGCGCCATGGCCGAGGTCGTCGCCGCCGAGTCCAAGGCCATCTGGGAGCGCAACCTGCTGGCCCTCAACGAGGGCTCGCTGCCCGAGCGCGTGGGCGCCGCCGAGGAGTTGGGCAAGAGCGGCCGTCCCGACGCCTTCAACCGGCTGGTCCCCCTGGTGCGCGACAGCCAGGTCATCCTCGCCGCCGCCGCGGTGCGCGGCCTGGGAGACCTGGGCGACAAGCGCGCCGTGCCCGCCATCCTCCCCCTGCTGGACGAGAGCTTCCCCGAGCTGCGCGAGTCCGCCATCACCGCCCTCACGCGGCTGCAGGAGCCCCAGGCCATTCCCCGGCTCCAGGCCGTGGCGGTGGAGAAGAGCTCCGTGAGCCCCCTGGCCATCGACGCCCTGCTCGCCATGCCGCGCCAGCCCCAGACGGATGCCGCCCTGTGCTCCCTCGCGCTCGACGCCGAGACCAGTGAGGCCGTCCCCGTCGCCCGGGCGATGCGTGAGCGCGGCGGCTGCCCCGTGGATCCCCTCATCGAGCGCCTGTCGCGCCCCACCACCGCCGCCGGTGGGCTGCAGGTGGTGATTGGCCTCGGCCCCGTGGCCAAGGACCTGCTTCCCAAGGTGCTGCCCTACATCACCCAGGGTGACGCCACGCTGCGTGCACTCGCCGTGGACGCGGCCGCGGCCATCGGAGATGCCTCCGCGGCGCCCGTGCTGCAGAAGGCCTTCGAGCAGGAGCTCGCGGCCGCGCAGGCGCTGCGCCAGGACTGGGTCACCCAGAAGCTTCCCGAGCGCTACGGGCCGGGGTTCGATCCCTCCCAGCCGGGGAGCGGAAGTGACAGCTCGAAGCGCGAGAAGCACGCCAGCCTCATGGCCCGCGTGAAGGCGCTCAACGCGGCCAAGGCGCGCGAGCACGGCCGCCCCGTGGTGCAGCAGCGCGCCCCCGCCGAGCTGTTCGATGACGTGGACTCGGTCAAGCTCGAGCCGCTGGCCGGGCTGCTGCGCGCGCTCGGGTCCGTGAAGGCGCCCGGGGCGTTGGAGCTGCTCAAGAGCTTCGCCGGAGACTCCAGCGTGACGGTGCGCACCGCCGCCCTGGTGGGCCTGACGCGGCTGGGGCCCGAGGGCGTGGCGCTCGCCAAGAATGGCCTGTTCGAGGCCGAGCGCGAGCTGGTGAAGGCCCTGGCCCAGGCGCTCGCCGAGCAGGGCGAGGCCGGGCGGTCCGCGCTGGTGGAGCTGCTGCCGCAGATCCACGGCGAGAAGCTGGTGGTGCTCGATGCACTCGTGCGCGCGGGCGTGCCGGCCTCCGCGGTGGGCGAGCTCCAGAAGGTCGTCTCCGAGGGAGGCCCCGAGGTGGTGCTGGCCGCCACGCTGCTGGGCCGGCTGAAGGCGAAGGAGGCGGTGCCCACGCTGGTGAAGGCGCTGGAGGAGCCCTCGGGCGTCGGCCGGCGCGATCTGCTCACCGCCCTGGGGGAGATCGGCGACAGCACGGCGGCCGAGGTGGTGGCGCGCGACCTGTACCATGATCTGCCGGAGATCCGGGCCGCGGCCGCGGGGGCGCTCACGAAGATGGGCACGGGCGCCCAGGCCGATGCACTGGACGCGCTCAAGAGTGACTATTACCGTCGGGTCCGGGAAGCAGCGGTGACGGCGTTGGCCAAGACAACGACCGCCGCCGAGGGGGCACACTGA
- the trpS gene encoding tryptophan--tRNA ligase, producing the protein MRILSGVQSSGRLHIGNYYGAIRQFVQLQDEGQAYFFIANLHALTTVREPKLAEELTRDAAMAYVSLGLDPKKAVLFRQSDVREVLELYWILGTVVPHAHLERAHSYKDKIAKGISPDFGLFAYPVLMAADILLYSPDFVPVGKDQIQHIEFARDWAVKFNLTYVPGYDPQDPEGKEKGHAPGILKLPAARVQESTATVPGVDGQKMSKSYGNTIELFGEEKEIKKRIMGIKTDSTAVEAPKPTENAPLYDLLKLMLPEQRFQEADASWRAGGKGYGEYKKLLLEAFHENFGPARKRYDELKRDPAELERILQDGAERARAEASQLMQRVRRAVGVP; encoded by the coding sequence ATGCGGATCCTCTCGGGAGTCCAGTCCTCGGGCCGGTTGCACATCGGCAACTACTACGGCGCCATCCGGCAGTTCGTGCAGCTCCAGGACGAGGGCCAGGCTTACTTCTTCATCGCCAACCTGCACGCGCTCACCACCGTGCGCGAGCCCAAGCTCGCCGAGGAGCTGACGCGCGACGCCGCCATGGCCTACGTGTCGCTCGGCCTGGATCCCAAGAAGGCCGTCCTCTTCCGCCAGAGCGACGTGCGCGAGGTGCTCGAGCTGTACTGGATCCTCGGCACCGTGGTGCCGCACGCCCATCTCGAGCGCGCCCACAGCTACAAGGACAAGATCGCCAAGGGCATCAGCCCGGACTTCGGCCTCTTCGCCTATCCGGTGCTGATGGCCGCCGACATCCTGCTCTACAGCCCTGACTTCGTGCCGGTGGGCAAGGATCAGATCCAGCACATCGAGTTCGCCCGCGACTGGGCGGTGAAGTTCAACCTCACCTACGTGCCGGGCTACGATCCGCAGGATCCCGAGGGCAAGGAGAAGGGCCACGCGCCCGGCATCCTCAAGCTGCCCGCGGCCCGCGTGCAGGAGAGCACCGCCACGGTGCCGGGCGTGGACGGACAGAAGATGTCCAAGTCCTACGGCAACACCATCGAGCTCTTCGGAGAAGAGAAGGAGATCAAGAAGCGGATCATGGGCATCAAGACGGACTCCACGGCCGTCGAGGCGCCCAAGCCCACCGAGAACGCCCCCTTGTACGATCTGCTCAAGCTGATGCTGCCCGAGCAGCGCTTCCAGGAGGCGGATGCGTCCTGGCGCGCGGGTGGCAAGGGCTACGGCGAGTACAAGAAGCTGCTCCTCGAGGCCTTCCACGAGAACTTCGGTCCGGCGCGCAAGCGGTACGACGAGCTCAAGCGCGATCCCGCCGAGCTCGAGCGCATCCTCCAGGATGGCGCCGAGCGCGCCCGTGCCGAGGCCTCCCAGCTCATGCAGCGGGTCCGCCGCGCCGTGGGCGTTCCCTGA